In Leptolyngbya subtilissima AS-A7, the genomic window GCCTAGGAGCGGCCACCTGCCAATGCCTAGCCGCTGCCGGATTGAACGTGGTCGTCGCTGACCTGCGCCACGAGTTGGCCACCGGCCTTGCCCAGGAAATTGAGGCTTCTAGCGGTAGCGCTATGGCTCTCAACCTGGATGTCACCAGCCCTGCTAGCGCCGCCGCTCTGCTCGATCAGGTGCTCGATCGCTACGGCCGCATCGACGTGCTGATTAACAACGCTGGCATTGACGTCACCGAATCGGTAGAAGACCTGACCCACGACCAGTGGCAGCAGGTAATTAACGTCAACCTCAACGGCCCGTTTTATATGTCTAAAGCCGTTTTTCCTGCCATGCGCGAAAACGGAGGCGGCCACATTATCAATATTGTTTCCACTGCCGCCAAACGGGCCTGGGCCAACGCCTCCGCCTACCACGCCAGCAAATGGGGCCTGCTGGGCTTCTCTCAAGCGCTGCACGTGGAAGGACGACCTCACAACATCAAAGTTACCTCTCTGATTGCCGGCGGCATGCGCACCCCGTTTTTGCTAGAGCGCTTCCCCGACATCGACCAGACCACCCTACAAGACCCCGCCAATGTGGCTGAGACCATCCGCTACCTGCTGATGCAGCCCCCCGGCACGGTGATCTCGGAGATGATGGTGCTGCCGATGAAGGAGACTTCGTGGCCGTAGGGGAATAGGGGAGTGGGAGGGTAGGAGGGTGGATGAGTAGATGGGTAGGGGATAGGAGGGTGATGACTTTCGCAACGGCTTGCTCCCTATCTAGTTAGTCACCTTCTCTCTTATCGCCCTGCATCCACCCACTTCCTCACCTTTCTTATCTCCATTACTCTCCCACCCTCCCACTCCATCACTCATCCACCCTCCCACCCGCCTACCCATCCACCCCCCCCCTCCCATGCTCCCCGCGATTTTTCTTGACAAAGATGGCACCTTGCTCGAAGACGTGCCCTATAACGTTGACCCGGCGCAGATGCGGCTGTGTGCTGGGGTGGCGACTGGGGTGCAGCGGCTGCACGAGGCGGGGTTTGCCCTGGTGGTGGTAACTAATCAGTCGGGGGTGGCGCGGGGATATTTTGCGGAGGCGGCGATCGCCCCTATGGAGCGCCGCTTACGCCAGCTGTTGGGGGTGCCGATCGCGGGTTTCTATTACTGTCCTCACCATTCTCAAGGCAGTGTGGCGGGCTATGGAGTGAGCTGCAGCTGTCGAAAGCCTGAGCCGGGCATGCTGCTGCGGGCCCAAGCTGACCTGGGGCTTGACCTGGGCTGCTCCTGGATGGTGGGAGACATTCTCAACGATGTGGAAGCGGGGCGGCGGGCCGGGTGTCGCACCGTTTTAATTGACAACGGCAACGAGACCGAGTGGATATTGACGCCGGGGCGGGTGCCCCACCAGATTGCTCAGACCTTTGACCAAGCTGCCGACCTCATTCTTCAGCAGAGCTATGCCTACTCCAGACGTCCAGACCCAGTGTTTCCCTAGTTGGATCGATCGCTTTCCCCGCCTGCGGGTGCTGGTGATTGGCGATGCCATTCTCGACAGCTACCTGCAAGGGGCCACCACTCGCCTCTGCCGCGAGGGGCCAGTGCCAATTGTCGATGTGATGGAGGCCGAGCATGTGCCCGGTGGGGCGGCCAACGCGGCGGCCAATGTGGCCAGCCTGGGCGGCAACACCCACTTTCTGACGGTAATCGGGGATGACGCCCCGGGCGGCCAGCTCTGTGCGGAGCTGGAGCGGGTTGGGATGCAGCTCGAGGGCGTGGTGCGATCGCGCGATCGCCAGACCCTAGTTAAACAGCGCCTGCTGGCCGACAACCAGCTGCTGGTGCGCTTCGACCAGGGCAGCACGGCGGCAATTTCTCCCACTGAAGAAGATCGGCTGATCGAGCAGCTCAACCGGCAGTTTCCACTCTGCGATGCGGTGGTGATTTCGGACTACGCCTATGGGGTGCTCACGCCCCGGGTCATTCTCCATTTGCAGCGGCTGCAAGGGCGCTACACTCGCCTGCTGGTGGCCGACTCAAAGCGGCTGAAAACCTACGCAGCTCTGGGGGTGACGGCGGTCAAACCCAACTACGACGAGGCGATCGCTCTGCTCAATCTGCCCCGGCTATCTGGGGCGCAGCGGGTTGAGCAAATGACCCGCCATGGCCAGGGGGTGCTGGCGGCTACCGGGGCCAAAATGGCGGCCATCACGCTCGATCGCGACGGAGCCCTAATCTTTTTGCAGGATGACGCGGGAACGGTAGCTGACCCCGCTCGCACCTTTGCCAACCCGGCCCCCAGCGCCCACGCCACCGGGGCCGGTGACACCTACGTTGCCACCCTGGCCCTGGCCCTGGCCGCCGGAGCTGACCCCCACGGGGCGGCCTCGCTGGCGGCGACCGCCACGGGGATCATCGTTACCCAGCCAGGGACGACGCGTTGCGACCCCCTCACTCTGCGCCGCTCCCTGGCAGAGGGCAATAAGCGCATTGCCGACCCGGCGGAGCTGACCTCGGTGGTGGCCCAGCAGCGCGCCCTGGGTCGGCGAATTGTGTTCACCAACGGCTGCTTTGACATTTTGCACTCGGGTCACGTCACCTGCCTAGAGCAGGCCAAGGCCCTGGGAGACGTGCTAATCGTGGGGGTGAATACCGACGAGAGCATTCGCCAGCTCAAAGGGCCCTCTCGCCCGGTGAATGGGTTGGCCGACCGGCTGACTGTGCTGGCCGCCTTGGGCTGCGTCGACTATGTCGTCCCCTTTGCCGACCTGGCGCCTCGGGAACTGATTCGCCTGATTGGCCCCGATGTTTATGCCAAGGGCGGCGACTACACCCGTCACTCGCTGCCCGAAACTCCCCTGATTGAGGAGCTGGGCGGTGAGGTGGTGATTTTGCCTTACCTAGGCGATCGCTCTACCACGAACCTGATTCAGCAGATTCGCACCGCACCGAGGGAGGCTTGATGGACTGGAGTACGGCCCAAAACATTCTCTGCGTCCGCCTCGATAGCTTAGGGGACGTGCTGATGACCACCCCGGCCCTAGCGGCGATCAAGGCCACTCGGCCCGACAGCAAACTGACGCTGATGACCTCGGCGGCCGGGGCGGCCTTGGCTCCCCAGCTAGCGATGGTCGATGATGTCTGGGTCTACGATGCCCCCTGGCTCAAGGCTACGGCCCCGCGCCAAAATAGCCAGCCTGAGCAGGCAGTGATCGAGGAGCTGCGATCGCGCCAGTTCGACGCCGCCGTTATTTTCACTGTCTATAGCCAAAACCCTTTGCCCACGGCCTTTATGGCCTACATGGCCGACATTCCCCTGCGGCTGGCCCACTGCCGCGAAAACCCCTATCAGCTGCTCACCGACACCATTCGCGACCCCGAGCCTGAGCTAACTCGCCACGAGGTGCAGCGCCAGCTCGATCTCGTCGCCAGCGTGGGCTATCGCACGGCCGATGAACGATTGCAGATGACGGTGCCGAGGGCAGCTCACCAGCGAGTTTCTAACCTTTTAGAAAACCTGGGGCTAAGCCCTGCCAAGCCCTGGATTGTGGTGCACCCTGGGGTCTCGGCCCCCTCCCGGCGCTACCCGCCGGAGCTGTTTGCCGAGGTGGGGCGATCGCTCGTCAACCAGGGCATTGCCGTTATCTTTACCGGCACCGCTGACGAAGGGGAGCTGGTCGAAAGCATTCGCAGCCAGATGGTCGCCCCGTCTCACTCCCTGGTGGGGTTACTCACCCTGGCGGAGTTGTCGGCCCTGCTCGCCGCCGCGCCCCTGCTGCTCTCAAACAACACCGGCCCCGTCCACATTGCTGCCGCCGTGGGCACCCCCGTCGTGGATCTCTACGCCCTGACCAACCTGCAACACACTCCCTGGCAGGTGCCCCACCGGGTACTGTTTCACGATGTGCCCTGCCGCCTCTGCTACCGCAGCATTTGCCCCGAGGGGCACCACAACTGCTTGCGCCTGGTGGAACCGGCAGCGGTGGTGGCAGCGGTGCTAGATCTGCTGCCGCTGGGGACTCTGCCTAGCGAATCATTCCTCGGAGCCGGCCCAGCCCTAGCCCTAGCCGAGGTTCAACCCGCATAGGCTATGGTGCTGAGCAGCGCGATGTCTGACCGGCGAGAATCGAGCCGGCTATGCTGCACCACAATGGGCACATCTGAGGCGATCGTGCTGGCGTATTCGGTGCCCCGAGGCACCGCAGGGTCTTTCAGGTCATTGAACCGCACGTGCTTAGTACGCCGAGGAGCTACGACGATGTGGTAAGGGCCAACGGGTTCGCGATCGCTAAAATACAGCGTAATCTGCACATGGGCTTCCTGGTCAGAGGTATTGAGTAGGCAGGCGGTCTCATGGCTGACAAACTCGGGCGGCCGGTCGGTGTCATCAGGGGGGATGTAGCCCTCTGCGATCGCCCAGTAGGTCTTGCCGATGGGTTGTGCCATAGAAAATCTCCTGCATTTACTTTAGGAGATTAGCGATTTTGCCGAATGCCTACGTCTATCGAGGGAGCCAATTCAACGGATTTTGTCAGTTGGTTCAAAGGAAACGAGACCAACAAAATTGATTTGTTGAGGAATATTTTCAGTCTTCAAAATGAAAGAGCGGCAGCTGAATCTCACCTCTAACAGAGGGCAATCCGATCGGTTCTTTAAATCCTGAAGGAGTGCCCCCTACAGGATTTAAAGATTAACCCATGACAGGACGTCTAGACGGCAAAGTGGCCGTGATTACCGGAGCCGCTACCGGAATTGGCGAAGCGATCGCCTACAAATTTGCCCTCGAAGGGGCCAAGGTTTTAATCAACGGCCTGCCCGACGACCCGATTGAGGATGTTGCCCAAGCCATTCAGCAGCACGGTGCCGAGGTCGTGACCTACAAAGGCGATGTCTCCCAAACCGAAGAGGCTGAAGCTTGTGTGCAGGCGGCGATCGACGCTTTTGGCCAGCTCGATATTTTGGTCAACAACGCCGGGGTATTTTTAGTCACCGCTGAAACCCAAGACTATCCGGTCGATCTGTTCGATCGCACCATTCAGATGAATATTCGCTCGGCGTTTTTGATGACCAAATCTGCCCTGCCCTACCTGCAAGAGAGTCGCGGCAATATTGTGTCGGCGGGCTCAGAGGCCGGGTTTAACGGGCTGGCCCAAAACGCTGTCTACGGCGGCACCAAAGGCTGGGTGCACTCCTTTATGAAGGGTGTCGCGGTGGAGCAGGCCAAGCACGGCGTGCGGGCCAACTGCGTCTGCCCCGGTGCGATCGACACCGCCTGGACCCACAAAGAAACCGGCCCCATGGATGAGCAAATGGAGGAAACCCTGATTCAGGCAACCCCGATGGGGCGGCGGGGCACGGCAGAAGAAATGGCCAACGTCTACGCCTTTTTGGCATCGGATGAAGCCAGCTACGTTACCGGTGCGCTGTGGCTGGCCGACGGCGGTGTGACCGTCGCCAAAGGGCCCGTGGGCGATCAGGTTCCCGACGAACTCAAACGCGAGCCCGCCGGTCAATTGTCTGATCTACGCCACGGCCGCGAAGGACTCAAAAACAAGACCGTCAAGTCGATTAAGTAAGCCCTTGGGCGTACAGCGCTTAGGCATCGACTTCCCTTAGCGCTGTACACCCGCTCCAAGTTTTAGGTGGGCGATGCCCACCCTACGGCTGCAAAGCCTAAACCTGTATAACGCTCTATCTGGGGGATTTTGACCGACAAGTCCCCCTGCCCCCTCACCCCTACCCCTGCCATGCCCACCATCGACGTTCTGATTCCCACCTACAATCGACCAGATGCTCTGGCCGTTACCCTGACTAGCCTGTGCGCACAGACCTACAGAGATTTTCAGGTTATTGTGTCTGACCAGAGCGAAGATCACGATGTGGCTGACAACGGCACGCTGCAGGCGGTAGCGCGGGTGCTGGCGGCCCACCACACCCCAGTTCAGATTCTCAAACACTTGCCCCGGCGGGGCATTGCCGAACAGCGGCATTTCTTGCTGAACCAGGCGACGGCCCCCTACGTGCTGTTTCTCGACGACGATGTGTTGCTAGAGCCGTGGGTGCTCAAACTTCTGCTCAACACCATTGAGCGAGAGAGCTGTGGCTTTGTAGGCAACCCGCCAATCGGCCTAAGCTACATCGACGATGTGCGCCCCGATGAGCACCAGTCCCTAACTTTTTGGGAAGGTCCCGTACAGCCCGAAACCCTGCGCCAAGATACCCCCGAATG contains:
- a CDS encoding SDR family NAD(P)-dependent oxidoreductase; the encoded protein is MTGRLDGKVAVITGAATGIGEAIAYKFALEGAKVLINGLPDDPIEDVAQAIQQHGAEVVTYKGDVSQTEEAEACVQAAIDAFGQLDILVNNAGVFLVTAETQDYPVDLFDRTIQMNIRSAFLMTKSALPYLQESRGNIVSAGSEAGFNGLAQNAVYGGTKGWVHSFMKGVAVEQAKHGVRANCVCPGAIDTAWTHKETGPMDEQMEETLIQATPMGRRGTAEEMANVYAFLASDEASYVTGALWLADGGVTVAKGPVGDQVPDELKREPAGQLSDLRHGREGLKNKTVKSIK
- a CDS encoding D-glycero-alpha-D-manno-heptose-1,7-bisphosphate 7-phosphatase, which produces MLPAIFLDKDGTLLEDVPYNVDPAQMRLCAGVATGVQRLHEAGFALVVVTNQSGVARGYFAEAAIAPMERRLRQLLGVPIAGFYYCPHHSQGSVAGYGVSCSCRKPEPGMLLRAQADLGLDLGCSWMVGDILNDVEAGRRAGCRTVLIDNGNETEWILTPGRVPHQIAQTFDQAADLILQQSYAYSRRPDPVFP
- the waaF gene encoding lipopolysaccharide heptosyltransferase II, producing the protein MDWSTAQNILCVRLDSLGDVLMTTPALAAIKATRPDSKLTLMTSAAGAALAPQLAMVDDVWVYDAPWLKATAPRQNSQPEQAVIEELRSRQFDAAVIFTVYSQNPLPTAFMAYMADIPLRLAHCRENPYQLLTDTIRDPEPELTRHEVQRQLDLVASVGYRTADERLQMTVPRAAHQRVSNLLENLGLSPAKPWIVVHPGVSAPSRRYPPELFAEVGRSLVNQGIAVIFTGTADEGELVESIRSQMVAPSHSLVGLLTLAELSALLAAAPLLLSNNTGPVHIAAAVGTPVVDLYALTNLQHTPWQVPHRVLFHDVPCRLCYRSICPEGHHNCLRLVEPAAVVAAVLDLLPLGTLPSESFLGAGPALALAEVQPA
- a CDS encoding sensory rhodopsin transducer; its protein translation is MAQPIGKTYWAIAEGYIPPDDTDRPPEFVSHETACLLNTSDQEAHVQITLYFSDREPVGPYHIVVAPRRTKHVRFNDLKDPAVPRGTEYASTIASDVPIVVQHSRLDSRRSDIALLSTIAYAG
- the rfaE2 gene encoding D-glycero-beta-D-manno-heptose 1-phosphate adenylyltransferase, yielding MPTPDVQTQCFPSWIDRFPRLRVLVIGDAILDSYLQGATTRLCREGPVPIVDVMEAEHVPGGAANAAANVASLGGNTHFLTVIGDDAPGGQLCAELERVGMQLEGVVRSRDRQTLVKQRLLADNQLLVRFDQGSTAAISPTEEDRLIEQLNRQFPLCDAVVISDYAYGVLTPRVILHLQRLQGRYTRLLVADSKRLKTYAALGVTAVKPNYDEAIALLNLPRLSGAQRVEQMTRHGQGVLAATGAKMAAITLDRDGALIFLQDDAGTVADPARTFANPAPSAHATGAGDTYVATLALALAAGADPHGAASLAATATGIIVTQPGTTRCDPLTLRRSLAEGNKRIADPAELTSVVAQQRALGRRIVFTNGCFDILHSGHVTCLEQAKALGDVLIVGVNTDESIRQLKGPSRPVNGLADRLTVLAALGCVDYVVPFADLAPRELIRLIGPDVYAKGGDYTRHSLPETPLIEELGGEVVILPYLGDRSTTNLIQQIRTAPREA
- a CDS encoding SDR family oxidoreductase, whose product is MQTLTKTANSIPSLDGKVAIVTGGARGLGAATCQCLAAAGLNVVVADLRHELATGLAQEIEASSGSAMALNLDVTSPASAAALLDQVLDRYGRIDVLINNAGIDVTESVEDLTHDQWQQVINVNLNGPFYMSKAVFPAMRENGGGHIINIVSTAAKRAWANASAYHASKWGLLGFSQALHVEGRPHNIKVTSLIAGGMRTPFLLERFPDIDQTTLQDPANVAETIRYLLMQPPGTVISEMMVLPMKETSWP
- a CDS encoding glycosyltransferase is translated as MTDKSPCPLTPTPAMPTIDVLIPTYNRPDALAVTLTSLCAQTYRDFQVIVSDQSEDHDVADNGTLQAVARVLAAHHTPVQILKHLPRRGIAEQRHFLLNQATAPYVLFLDDDVLLEPWVLKLLLNTIERESCGFVGNPPIGLSYIDDVRPDEHQSLTFWEGPVQPETLRQDTPEWERWRLHNAANPYHLQQRFGLTPHRPSPYHVAWVAGCILFNRAKLLATGGFSFWQDLPSEACGEDVLSQQRVMQRYGGCGVLPSGAYHQELPTTLQDRSQNAPNLLPL